A window from Mycolicibacterium tokaiense encodes these proteins:
- a CDS encoding SDR family NAD(P)-dependent oxidoreductase: MKAVVTGASSGIGAAITTRLLADGWDVLGLSRRDPGIAADGFRWVAADMTEFDSLAAELSTVESVDALVHAAGLQFSAPLGHLDPEHSAQMWRVHVGAAEVLANALAPRITDGGRIVLLGSRTMTGSAGKSQYAATKAALAGLARSWAAELVTRGVTVNVVAPGPTDTPMLADPNRTHTPPKMPPMGRLIDADEVAGLVAFLLGPDARSITGQVLTQCAGMSL, translated from the coding sequence ATGAAAGCGGTCGTCACCGGCGCCAGCTCCGGCATCGGCGCCGCCATCACCACCCGGCTGCTGGCAGACGGGTGGGACGTCCTCGGGCTGAGCCGCCGCGACCCCGGCATCGCCGCCGACGGCTTCCGGTGGGTGGCAGCCGACATGACCGAGTTCGATTCGCTCGCGGCAGAACTCAGCACAGTCGAGTCGGTGGACGCCCTGGTGCATGCCGCCGGTCTGCAGTTCAGCGCACCCCTGGGCCACCTCGACCCCGAGCACAGCGCCCAGATGTGGCGCGTGCACGTCGGCGCCGCCGAGGTGCTGGCCAACGCCCTGGCACCCCGGATCACCGACGGCGGACGCATCGTCCTGCTCGGCAGCCGCACCATGACCGGCAGTGCCGGCAAGAGCCAGTACGCCGCCACCAAGGCGGCACTGGCGGGGCTGGCCCGTTCCTGGGCCGCCGAACTGGTGACCCGTGGGGTGACGGTCAACGTGGTGGCCCCCGGCCCGACCGACACCCCGATGCTGGCCGACCCCAACCGCACCCACACCCCGCCGAAGATGCCGCCGATGGGCCGCCTCATCGACGCCGACGAGGTGGCCGGGCTGGTCGCATTCCTGCTCGGTCCCGACGCCCGCAGCATCACCGGCCAAGTGCTCACGCAGTGTGCGGGGATGTCACTGTGA
- the pdxA gene encoding 4-hydroxythreonine-4-phosphate dehydrogenase PdxA, translating to MNAGITIFADDLSGAAETASAFLGRGGAVLELRAHQGVSHPVAVVDLDSRGMDAHAAECVLRTALEAVPSGRPVMHKIDSLLRGHVGVIVDTLAARGPVIVAAGLPALSRTMRDGVLYVNGIPLPDTTLWHLEDRPAPHSVTDLIHRPSALCSSPLEVLDALEAGLVAVCNVADDADLDAAVAVAATVAGAQLVGTAALGAALARTFPMVPQPASPTVGVGPVLTVVGSAAPNAPAQVAALLDRGAVQVALDADRLLAGSIDSECVATLLGGDEHVVVAIVGSVPVAHQRALSTALGRFIAQVDRSVSHNPDLVLTGGETARAVVDALGVHTLCPVDTVHHGAVVSTASDGRRIVTRPGSFGERTSLADIAAYLASPPERDTAITSQETPTMTTRPIVAITMGDGAGIGPEVIVPAVLDQATLSRCVPVVIGDAKRLAQAAELLGISCDIVTVESVADADTVLGRINVIDLDLLPADLPWGELSAVAGNAAYEYIRVAAELATRGEVQAICTAPLNKEALHAAGHIFPGHTELLAHLTGTEEVSMMLSTPKLKVIHVTTHIGLIDAVAKIEPGLVERTVRRGHEALVRSGIPNPKIGLCGINPHAGEGGLFGYGEEDQKIVPAVAALVADGIDAHGPLPADTAFFLAGRGDYDLIVAMYHDQGHGPVKVLGIEAGVNITVGLPVIRTSVDHGTAFDIAGKGIAEAGSMIEALRQATELATSTTVLN from the coding sequence GTGAACGCCGGGATCACCATCTTCGCCGACGACCTCTCCGGGGCCGCCGAGACCGCCTCGGCGTTCCTCGGCCGAGGTGGTGCCGTGCTGGAACTCCGCGCCCACCAGGGCGTCTCACACCCGGTGGCCGTGGTGGACCTGGACTCCCGCGGCATGGACGCGCACGCCGCCGAATGTGTGCTGCGCACGGCGCTCGAGGCGGTGCCATCTGGTCGGCCGGTGATGCACAAGATCGACTCGCTGCTGCGCGGCCACGTCGGCGTCATCGTCGACACCCTGGCCGCCCGCGGTCCGGTGATTGTCGCCGCCGGACTGCCCGCGCTGAGCCGGACCATGCGCGATGGGGTGCTCTACGTCAACGGGATCCCGTTACCGGACACCACGTTGTGGCACCTGGAAGACCGGCCCGCGCCGCACAGCGTCACCGACCTGATCCACCGCCCCAGCGCACTGTGCTCCTCACCGCTGGAAGTGCTCGACGCGCTCGAGGCCGGGCTGGTGGCCGTGTGCAATGTCGCTGACGATGCCGACCTCGATGCCGCGGTGGCCGTGGCTGCCACAGTCGCAGGCGCCCAGTTGGTCGGCACCGCTGCCCTGGGCGCCGCGCTGGCGCGCACCTTTCCGATGGTTCCGCAACCGGCGTCACCGACCGTCGGCGTCGGCCCCGTGCTGACGGTGGTGGGCTCGGCCGCCCCGAACGCGCCCGCCCAGGTGGCCGCGCTCCTCGATCGTGGGGCCGTGCAGGTCGCCCTCGACGCTGATCGCCTGCTGGCCGGGAGCATCGACAGTGAGTGTGTCGCCACGCTTCTCGGCGGTGACGAGCACGTCGTCGTCGCCATCGTCGGATCCGTCCCCGTCGCACACCAGCGGGCCCTGTCCACCGCGCTCGGCCGTTTCATCGCCCAGGTGGACCGCTCCGTGTCACACAACCCCGATCTGGTTCTCACCGGGGGAGAGACCGCGCGAGCGGTTGTCGATGCCCTCGGGGTTCACACCTTGTGCCCCGTGGACACCGTGCATCACGGCGCCGTCGTCAGCACCGCGTCTGACGGCCGCCGAATCGTCACCCGCCCCGGCAGTTTCGGTGAACGCACCAGCCTCGCCGACATCGCCGCGTATCTGGCATCGCCGCCGGAGCGTGACACCGCTATCACCAGTCAGGAGACACCCACCATGACCACTCGTCCCATTGTTGCCATCACCATGGGCGACGGCGCCGGCATCGGCCCCGAGGTGATCGTGCCCGCCGTGCTGGACCAGGCCACGCTGAGCCGGTGTGTGCCCGTTGTCATCGGTGACGCCAAGCGGCTGGCCCAGGCCGCCGAACTGCTCGGCATCTCCTGCGACATCGTGACCGTCGAGTCCGTGGCCGACGCCGACACGGTGCTCGGCCGGATCAATGTGATCGATCTGGATCTGCTGCCCGCCGACCTGCCGTGGGGAGAGCTGTCCGCCGTCGCAGGGAACGCCGCCTACGAATACATCCGCGTGGCCGCCGAACTCGCCACCCGCGGTGAGGTGCAGGCCATCTGCACCGCGCCGCTGAACAAGGAGGCGCTGCACGCCGCCGGGCACATCTTCCCCGGGCACACCGAGCTGCTGGCGCATCTGACCGGCACCGAGGAGGTGTCGATGATGCTCTCGACGCCCAAGCTCAAGGTCATTCACGTCACCACCCACATCGGCCTGATCGATGCGGTGGCCAAGATCGAGCCCGGGCTGGTGGAGCGCACGGTGCGCCGCGGCCATGAGGCGCTGGTGCGCTCGGGCATCCCGAACCCGAAGATCGGGCTGTGCGGTATCAACCCGCACGCCGGCGAGGGCGGGCTGTTCGGGTACGGCGAGGAGGACCAGAAGATCGTGCCCGCGGTGGCCGCGCTGGTGGCCGACGGCATCGATGCGCACGGCCCGCTGCCCGCCGACACCGCGTTCTTCCTGGCCGGCCGTGGTGATTACGACCTGATCGTCGCGATGTACCACGACCAGGGCCACGGCCCGGTGAAGGTGCTGGGCATCGAGGCCGGGGTGAACATCACGGTGGGGCTGCCCGTGATCCGGACCTCGGTGGACCACGGCACCGCCTTCGACATCGCCGGTAAGGGCATTGCCGAAGCGGGTAGCATGATCGAAGCTCTACGGCAGGCCACTGAACTGGCCACCAGCACAACTGTTCTCAATTAG
- a CDS encoding helix-turn-helix transcriptional regulator produces MSYPWGTKPRLSRKRGPTPHDLRGRAAEMRELEEVLAGARSGSAQALVLRGEPGVGKTALLAQLMSEADDVTITRVAGVESDMELAYAGLHQLCIPLLGHLPDLPEPQHTALTVAFGRGTGAAPDRFLVGLALLTLLAVAAVDAPVLCVIDDAQWLDQVTVQTLAFVARRLAAEPVALVFAARDEGAEPLRGLAELHVGGLSDAEARRLLDDVIVGPVDAAVRDRLIAETRGNPLALLELPRILTATELAAGFGQTGTPQLAGRIEQSYLARIRNLPSQTQRLLLAAAAEPVGDAAVLIRAAAGLGIPIDMLAPAESAGVIELGPRVRFRHPLVRSAAYRGADLSARRTVHSALADATDPETDPDRRAWHLASAAAGPDDAVAALLEESAGRAQARGGVAAAAAFLERAAALTADPSRRAARALAAARAKRDAAAPTEAHELLAVAELHRLPALHQAQAARLHGQMQFVRRRGGDISATPLADTAAQLLDTAAQFEALDDYTARETYLEALAAAMFAGRLGNPGSVAEIAAAAQDAHHRMPASSLSVAALMNVMTQRITEGTAPLAQALALMSTQADGRDRQLSRWMVPGFPVVQETAAYKLWDEAIVARLAAAVMRRARDTGALAMLPETLAYRAGPHLLDGEFTEAAILLDEAHAITESTKYPAPIRYQTVLLAAWRGDDTASRVIDAAAADGTARGEGRLLGLTSYATAVLHNGCARYEEALAAAEVACEYEDLGLFGWSLTELIEAAVYTGELERAQWALTQLEQRTVNTETGWARGTVAGARALITGDDALFRAGIKHLGRARVGVHLARAHLRYGEWLRRAHRRNDARHHLTLAHDMFTRFGAQGFQDRARRELVPAGQKVQKHPVAAGEHLTAQETQIARLAGTGLTNQEIAAQLFISAHTVDWHLRKVFVKLGITSRRQLRTLSWAG; encoded by the coding sequence CTACACCAGCTGTGCATCCCACTGCTGGGTCATCTGCCCGACCTCCCCGAACCCCAACACACCGCGCTGACAGTGGCATTCGGCCGCGGCACCGGTGCGGCGCCGGATCGGTTCCTGGTGGGTTTGGCGCTGCTGACGCTGTTGGCCGTCGCGGCGGTCGACGCACCGGTGCTGTGTGTCATCGACGATGCCCAGTGGCTGGACCAGGTGACGGTCCAGACACTGGCTTTTGTGGCGCGCCGGTTGGCGGCCGAACCGGTGGCGCTGGTGTTCGCCGCCCGCGACGAGGGTGCCGAACCGCTGCGCGGGCTGGCCGAACTACACGTCGGCGGGCTCAGCGACGCCGAGGCCCGGCGCCTGCTCGACGACGTGATCGTCGGCCCCGTCGACGCTGCGGTACGCGACCGCCTGATCGCCGAGACGCGCGGCAATCCCCTGGCTCTGCTGGAACTCCCCCGCATCCTGACCGCGACCGAACTCGCGGCCGGATTTGGCCAGACCGGCACGCCGCAGCTGGCCGGACGCATCGAGCAGAGCTATCTGGCTCGAATCCGCAACCTGCCCAGCCAGACTCAGCGACTGCTGTTGGCCGCCGCAGCCGAACCCGTGGGTGATGCGGCGGTGCTGATCCGCGCCGCAGCGGGTCTCGGCATCCCGATCGACATGCTGGCTCCCGCCGAGTCGGCCGGTGTGATCGAGTTGGGTCCGCGGGTGAGGTTCCGGCATCCGCTGGTGCGGTCCGCGGCCTACCGGGGTGCCGATCTCAGCGCCCGCCGGACGGTGCACAGTGCGCTGGCCGACGCCACCGACCCGGAGACCGATCCCGACCGGCGGGCGTGGCATCTCGCCAGCGCCGCCGCCGGACCCGACGACGCGGTGGCCGCCCTGCTCGAGGAATCCGCGGGCCGGGCCCAGGCCCGCGGCGGGGTCGCGGCTGCCGCGGCATTCCTGGAACGCGCGGCCGCACTGACCGCTGATCCCAGCCGCCGCGCCGCCCGGGCGCTGGCGGCCGCCCGGGCCAAACGGGACGCCGCCGCCCCCACCGAGGCTCATGAGCTGCTGGCCGTCGCGGAACTGCACCGACTGCCGGCGCTGCACCAGGCGCAGGCCGCCCGGTTACACGGCCAGATGCAGTTCGTCCGGCGCCGCGGCGGCGACATATCCGCAACCCCACTGGCCGATACCGCTGCTCAACTACTGGATACTGCAGCACAATTCGAGGCTCTCGACGACTACACCGCGCGGGAGACCTATCTGGAGGCCTTGGCCGCCGCGATGTTCGCCGGTCGGCTGGGCAACCCCGGCTCGGTGGCCGAGATCGCGGCTGCCGCGCAGGATGCCCACCACAGGATGCCGGCGTCGTCGCTGTCGGTGGCCGCGCTGATGAACGTCATGACCCAACGCATCACCGAGGGCACGGCCCCGCTGGCGCAGGCGCTCGCATTGATGAGCACCCAGGCCGACGGCCGGGACCGGCAGCTGTCGCGGTGGATGGTGCCCGGATTCCCGGTGGTGCAGGAAACCGCGGCCTACAAGTTGTGGGACGAGGCGATCGTGGCGCGTCTCGCTGCGGCAGTGATGCGTCGGGCCCGCGACACCGGTGCGCTGGCCATGCTCCCCGAGACGCTGGCCTACCGGGCCGGACCACATCTGCTCGACGGTGAGTTCACCGAGGCCGCCATCCTGTTGGACGAGGCGCATGCCATCACTGAATCAACGAAATACCCGGCGCCGATCCGCTATCAGACCGTCCTGCTGGCCGCCTGGCGTGGGGACGACACCGCCTCCCGCGTGATCGACGCCGCGGCAGCCGACGGTACCGCCCGCGGCGAAGGCCGGTTGCTGGGCTTGACCTCCTATGCCACCGCGGTACTGCACAACGGTTGCGCACGGTACGAGGAGGCGCTGGCCGCGGCCGAGGTGGCATGTGAGTACGAGGACCTCGGCCTCTTCGGGTGGAGCCTCACCGAGCTGATCGAGGCGGCCGTCTACACCGGGGAGCTGGAGCGGGCCCAGTGGGCGCTGACGCAACTCGAGCAGCGCACCGTCAACACTGAAACCGGTTGGGCACGCGGCACGGTGGCCGGAGCGCGGGCATTGATCACCGGCGATGACGCGCTGTTCCGCGCCGGCATCAAACATCTCGGCCGCGCCCGGGTGGGCGTGCACCTGGCCCGCGCCCACCTGCGCTACGGCGAGTGGTTGCGCCGCGCGCACCGGCGCAACGACGCGCGCCACCACCTCACGCTCGCGCATGACATGTTCACCCGCTTCGGGGCCCAGGGTTTCCAGGACCGGGCCCGGCGCGAGCTCGTCCCCGCGGGGCAGAAGGTGCAGAAGCACCCGGTGGCGGCCGGGGAGCACCTGACGGCGCAGGAGACCCAGATCGCGCGGCTGGCCGGGACGGGCCTGACCAATCAGGAGATCGCCGCGCAGTTGTTCATCAGTGCGCACACCGTCGACTGGCACCTGCGCAAGGTGTTCGTCAAGCTCGGCATCACCTCACGCAGGCAGCTGCGCACCCTGTCGTGGGCCGGCTGA
- a CDS encoding sigma-70 family RNA polymerase sigma factor: MTSTLTTQFEQDVLPLRSTLLRGAKRLTLNDADAEDLLQETLLSAYRGFATFTPGTNVQAWLFRIMQNRWINNHRRAQCRPAEVALDSVTDTELAAGTDRTANPASPERDVLDTLPDNGIRAAMLALPEPQRLVMYYAHVEGYAYAEIAEMLDIPIGTVMSRMFRARKRLRMALADRAPGRTGGTAAAAA, from the coding sequence ATGACTTCCACTCTCACCACCCAGTTCGAGCAGGACGTACTTCCGTTGCGCAGCACCCTGTTACGCGGGGCGAAGCGGCTCACCCTCAATGACGCGGACGCCGAGGACCTCCTGCAGGAGACGCTGCTCTCGGCCTACCGTGGCTTCGCCACCTTCACACCGGGCACCAATGTCCAAGCCTGGCTGTTCCGGATCATGCAGAACCGCTGGATCAACAATCACCGTCGCGCCCAGTGCCGCCCCGCCGAGGTGGCCCTGGACTCGGTGACCGACACCGAGCTGGCCGCGGGCACGGACCGGACCGCGAACCCGGCTTCGCCGGAGCGGGATGTGTTGGACACGCTCCCGGACAACGGAATACGAGCAGCCATGCTCGCCTTGCCGGAACCGCAGCGCCTGGTGATGTACTACGCGCACGTCGAAGGATATGCCTACGCCGAGATCGCCGAGATGCTCGACATCCCGATCGGCACCGTGATGTCACGGATGTTCCGCGCGCGCAAAAGACTGCGGATGGCGCTGGCAGACAGAGCACCGGGACGCACCGGCGGCACTGCCGCTGCTGCGGCGTGA
- a CDS encoding DeoR/GlpR family DNA-binding transcription regulator, giving the protein MPPRGSTARRAEIVRLARSTGLTNVEELSVQFGVTASTIRRDLSMLTDQGLIARTYGGAIALERHPESSLRQRAQQGFDAKHAIARWAASQVRPGETILLDAGTTVGAMGEYLGRVPGLTVVTSGLTTLEALADANDVRVECIGGTLRHLSQGFVGPIAEATLERLTFDRAFLGADAVTAEFGICEAELEQTRLKELMMQRSSELYVLAHADKLGRRPFHAWAPIPPGATLVTDSAATDDDVLPFEKAEITVVRVEGGGIT; this is encoded by the coding sequence ATGCCCCCACGGGGTTCCACAGCGCGGCGCGCCGAGATCGTCCGGCTGGCGCGTTCCACGGGGCTGACCAACGTCGAGGAACTCTCGGTTCAGTTCGGCGTCACGGCGTCTACCATCCGCCGGGACCTGAGCATGCTGACCGATCAGGGGTTGATCGCCCGCACCTACGGCGGTGCCATCGCGCTGGAGCGGCACCCCGAATCGTCGCTGCGCCAGCGCGCTCAGCAGGGCTTCGACGCCAAGCACGCGATCGCGCGGTGGGCCGCCAGCCAGGTGCGCCCGGGTGAGACCATCCTGCTGGACGCCGGCACCACCGTGGGGGCGATGGGGGAGTACCTGGGCCGGGTGCCCGGACTGACTGTCGTCACCTCGGGCCTGACCACACTGGAGGCGCTGGCCGACGCCAACGACGTGCGGGTGGAATGCATCGGCGGCACCCTGCGGCATCTGAGTCAGGGCTTCGTTGGGCCCATTGCCGAGGCCACCCTGGAGCGGCTGACCTTCGACCGCGCGTTCCTGGGTGCCGACGCCGTGACCGCTGAGTTCGGCATCTGCGAAGCAGAATTGGAGCAGACCCGGCTCAAAGAGCTGATGATGCAACGCAGTTCGGAGCTATACGTGCTGGCGCACGCCGACAAGCTGGGCCGGCGCCCCTTCCACGCGTGGGCGCCGATCCCGCCCGGGGCGACGCTGGTGACCGACAGTGCTGCGACGGATGACGATGTGCTGCCGTTCGAGAAGGCGGAGATCACTGTGGTGCGGGTTGAGGGTGGGGGCATCACGTAG
- a CDS encoding metallophosphoesterase: MTGYDIIGDVHGCADDLERLLHQLGYAPDAGGAFRHPRRSLIFVGDLIDRGPGQLRVLEIVKTTVDAGAALVTLGNHEFNAMAFDAEWPAGSGRPLRPHSAKNTQQHAAFLDQVPPPQRADYLSWFRTLPVWLDLGDLRVVHACWHPASIQVVEREVGGARFTSTEQIAHACDPAHPLYAAIETLLKGPELDLRPYGLPPYLDKGNHSREQARLRWWVEDAVSVAELAMIEPTFTTRDGSPYPELPDVEVPAADRNFVYTGHVPVFFGHYWRRGAPEERLDWSANAACLDFSVAKGGALTAYRWSGETQIDAGNFVQLT; this comes from the coding sequence GTGACCGGTTACGACATCATCGGCGACGTCCACGGTTGCGCCGACGACCTCGAGCGACTACTCCACCAGCTCGGGTATGCGCCTGATGCGGGTGGCGCGTTCCGGCATCCCCGGCGCAGCCTGATCTTCGTCGGCGATCTGATCGACCGTGGGCCGGGTCAGCTGCGGGTGCTGGAGATCGTCAAGACCACCGTCGACGCCGGCGCCGCGCTGGTGACCCTCGGTAACCACGAGTTCAACGCGATGGCGTTCGACGCGGAGTGGCCGGCCGGCAGCGGCCGTCCGCTGCGTCCGCATTCGGCCAAGAACACCCAGCAGCACGCCGCGTTCCTGGACCAGGTGCCGCCGCCGCAGCGCGCCGATTACCTCAGCTGGTTCCGAACGCTGCCGGTGTGGCTGGACCTCGGCGATCTGCGGGTGGTGCACGCCTGCTGGCATCCCGCCTCGATCCAGGTGGTCGAACGCGAAGTGGGCGGTGCTCGGTTCACCAGCACCGAGCAGATCGCGCACGCCTGCGATCCGGCGCACCCGCTGTACGCCGCGATCGAGACGCTGCTCAAAGGTCCCGAGCTGGATTTGCGGCCCTACGGCCTGCCGCCGTACCTCGACAAGGGCAACCACAGCCGCGAGCAGGCCCGGTTGCGGTGGTGGGTCGAGGACGCCGTCTCGGTGGCGGAGCTGGCGATGATCGAGCCCACCTTCACCACCCGAGACGGTTCCCCGTACCCGGAGCTGCCCGATGTCGAGGTGCCGGCCGCCGATCGCAACTTCGTCTACACCGGGCACGTGCCGGTGTTCTTCGGTCACTACTGGCGCCGCGGCGCCCCCGAAGAACGGCTCGACTGGAGCGCCAACGCCGCGTGTCTGGACTTCAGCGTTGCCAAGGGCGGCGCGTTGACCGCCTACCGCTGGTCGGGCGAAACGCAGATCGACGCAGGCAATTTCGTGCAGCTCACCTAG
- a CDS encoding TNT domain-containing protein yields MTLTFADIERWNAGDVREVFHAATSRAQAVQDAANGLATLPAFTTWGGEAAEAAKEAIGKTRDDLDAHGREALAVANAARSAADEIERIRSDLATLKADAASLGMEIDPISGQVVAGPGFSGNPMELLLKQEQLQSRVDKLIGEANLVDAALANAIDMAGGIVPIAAPSAAQGPNLDDLLGSLTGESAAGNPIDGRDPAVSQPSEVSTPAGSDVPSDGPLEPTNLGELLGAPPSAAVPVPLNPRAVDEFKSVAREVMKRDGVPADQIERRLNEMVMRAQQPLPQAKPPEPGGMPAPGFAEGFGDRWFATEQLLKNLTGQEGVDALKESWSGLVHGLNETITDPVGTAVGEVQNALNSPSAAHYLGEKTFDVGASAATLPFGGEFAAVRAGLPAELVTPGGAPAAVLRGWDPTGGLPAADFESLFGTPASRIWPDNNGFPSEYVPQPAQLSEGTIIDRFGSEYGRYLAPDGTPFADRALTPESVGGDYNRYLVTGQPLPPGWQILQGPVEPWFGQTPAPNSTQYMIVGPDGVRVSVAELVDRGILDRYGPPLGR; encoded by the coding sequence ATGACCCTGACTTTTGCCGATATCGAGCGTTGGAATGCGGGTGACGTCCGCGAGGTTTTCCACGCTGCCACCAGCCGTGCTCAAGCGGTGCAGGACGCTGCAAACGGCTTGGCAACACTGCCCGCCTTTACCACCTGGGGCGGTGAAGCAGCCGAAGCGGCGAAGGAAGCGATCGGGAAGACCCGTGACGATCTGGATGCGCACGGCAGAGAGGCCCTGGCAGTTGCGAACGCGGCCCGCAGCGCGGCCGATGAGATCGAACGCATCAGGTCAGACTTGGCGACCTTGAAGGCGGACGCCGCCTCGCTGGGCATGGAGATCGACCCGATATCAGGGCAAGTGGTGGCCGGTCCCGGCTTCAGCGGTAACCCGATGGAGCTGTTGCTCAAGCAGGAGCAGCTTCAGTCGAGAGTCGACAAGCTGATCGGTGAGGCCAACTTGGTTGATGCCGCGCTTGCCAACGCCATTGACATGGCGGGCGGCATTGTTCCCATCGCCGCACCGTCCGCTGCGCAAGGACCAAATCTGGACGACCTACTTGGATCCCTGACCGGCGAGAGTGCTGCTGGCAATCCCATCGACGGCCGTGACCCCGCAGTCAGTCAGCCTTCAGAAGTCTCTACGCCGGCGGGCTCCGATGTTCCGTCGGATGGCCCCCTTGAGCCGACCAACTTGGGGGAGCTGTTAGGCGCGCCTCCATCGGCCGCTGTGCCGGTTCCGCTGAACCCTCGAGCGGTCGACGAATTCAAGTCAGTGGCCCGTGAAGTCATGAAACGCGACGGTGTGCCTGCAGACCAGATCGAGCGGCGGCTGAACGAGATGGTCATGCGCGCACAACAGCCACTACCTCAGGCGAAGCCGCCTGAACCCGGCGGCATGCCCGCTCCTGGCTTCGCCGAGGGCTTCGGCGACCGCTGGTTTGCGACCGAGCAACTGTTGAAGAACCTGACCGGGCAAGAGGGCGTGGACGCGCTCAAAGAGTCATGGTCGGGCCTCGTCCATGGCCTCAATGAGACGATCACCGATCCTGTCGGCACCGCTGTTGGAGAGGTCCAGAACGCATTGAACTCGCCCAGCGCCGCGCACTACCTCGGTGAGAAGACCTTCGACGTCGGCGCGTCCGCAGCCACCCTGCCGTTCGGTGGTGAGTTCGCAGCGGTGCGGGCTGGGCTGCCGGCGGAGCTCGTTACCCCCGGCGGCGCACCCGCCGCTGTTCTGCGAGGCTGGGATCCGACGGGTGGCCTGCCTGCGGCGGATTTCGAGTCGTTGTTCGGCACACCAGCATCGCGCATCTGGCCAGACAACAACGGGTTCCCCTCCGAGTACGTCCCGCAGCCTGCTCAGCTGTCGGAGGGAACCATCATCGACCGGTTTGGCTCCGAGTACGGTCGATACCTCGCACCAGACGGCACTCCTTTCGCGGACCGGGCCCTCACGCCGGAATCGGTCGGAGGGGATTACAACCGCTATCTGGTGACAGGGCAGCCACTTCCGCCCGGCTGGCAGATCCTGCAAGGACCTGTCGAACCGTGGTTCGGACAAACTCCGGCGCCGAATTCGACGCAGTACATGATCGTTGGCCCCGACGGTGTGAGAGTAAGCGTCGCAGAGCTGGTTGATAGGGGTATTCTCGACAGGTATGGGCCACCCCTTGGACGCTGA
- a CDS encoding MBL fold metallo-hydrolase: MSVVNLSQPGVVESTPSRYALQVGDIDVLVISDGVLPITAVTMATNAPPAALSAWLRDMYLPPEVLDWPLNVAVVRSGSQTILIDSGLGTEFPDFPRAGQLALRLEGAGIDPASVTDVVLTHLHMDHIGGLLVDGLRGRLRPDLRVHLAAAEAEFWEAPDFSKTVMPAPIPEVLRSTAAQFLDVYRNQLRPFETEYEVAPGVLLRRTGGHTPGHSIVRIESRGEALTFAGDAVFQPGFENPDWQNGFEHDPEESTRVRIKLLHELAASGEQLVATHLPFPSVCHVALSGNTFRFVPTVWDH, from the coding sequence ATGAGCGTGGTCAACCTGTCCCAACCCGGTGTCGTCGAGTCGACGCCGTCGCGCTACGCCTTGCAGGTCGGCGACATCGACGTGCTGGTGATCAGCGACGGCGTACTACCCATCACGGCGGTCACGATGGCCACCAACGCCCCACCGGCGGCCCTGTCGGCGTGGCTGCGGGACATGTACCTGCCGCCGGAGGTGCTGGATTGGCCGCTGAACGTCGCCGTGGTGCGCAGCGGTTCCCAGACCATCCTGATCGACTCCGGGCTGGGCACCGAGTTCCCGGACTTCCCGCGGGCCGGGCAGTTGGCGTTGCGGTTGGAGGGCGCCGGGATCGATCCCGCGTCGGTGACCGACGTGGTGCTGACCCACCTGCACATGGACCACATCGGCGGCCTGCTGGTCGACGGCCTGCGGGGCCGGCTGCGCCCGGACCTGCGGGTGCATCTGGCGGCCGCGGAGGCGGAGTTCTGGGAGGCGCCGGACTTCTCCAAGACCGTGATGCCGGCACCGATCCCCGAGGTGCTGCGCTCGACGGCCGCGCAGTTCCTCGACGTCTACCGCAACCAGCTGCGGCCGTTCGAGACCGAGTACGAGGTGGCCCCCGGTGTGCTGCTGCGCCGCACCGGCGGTCACACCCCCGGTCACAGCATCGTGCGGATCGAGTCCCGAGGCGAGGCCCTGACCTTCGCCGGTGATGCGGTGTTTCAGCCGGGCTTCGAGAACCCGGACTGGCAGAACGGCTTCGAGCACGATCCGGAGGAGTCCACACGGGTCCGGATCAAGCTGCTGCACGAACTGGCGGCCAGCGGCGAGCAGCTGGTGGCCACCCACCTGCCGTTCCCATCGGTGTGCCATGTCGCGTTGTCGGGCAACACGTTCCGGTTCGTGCCGACGGTCTGGGATCACTGA
- a CDS encoding Imm63 family immunity protein: MTTAHPSGDKSGELQASLDRISERLGLHSMPVGMRTNDGLNIYVDDDGLYHFAYFERGKLGFDRVGDLDDVLYWYCEGIVSTQASRHIGDRKQSFLYQYEVLSKFSPEWAKRQVRELAAMFRNGQPEGIALLPDIGEPL; encoded by the coding sequence GTGACGACGGCCCACCCCTCGGGCGATAAGTCCGGGGAGCTTCAGGCAAGTCTCGACCGGATCTCGGAACGACTGGGCTTGCACTCAATGCCCGTCGGTATGCGGACCAACGACGGACTCAACATCTACGTCGATGACGACGGGTTGTATCACTTTGCCTACTTCGAACGGGGAAAGCTTGGTTTTGACCGCGTCGGAGACCTCGATGATGTCTTGTACTGGTACTGCGAGGGCATCGTCAGCACTCAGGCGTCCAGGCACATCGGAGACCGAAAGCAGAGCTTCCTGTACCAGTACGAGGTGCTGAGCAAATTCAGTCCCGAGTGGGCGAAACGTCAGGTGCGTGAGTTAGCAGCGATGTTCCGGAATGGTCAGCCGGAAGGTATTGCCCTTCTGCCTGACATCGGCGAACCCCTATAG